From Opisthocomus hoazin isolate bOpiHoa1 chromosome 28, bOpiHoa1.hap1, whole genome shotgun sequence, the proteins below share one genomic window:
- the BOLA3 gene encoding bolA-like protein 3 has translation MAAAAGLLGRGPLFLRRGTWRSFSSQTDGEARVTRVLREKFPRASAIKVVDISGGCGAMYEIHIESEEFREKRTVQQHQMVNEALSEEIKSMHGLRIFTSSPKKP, from the exons ATGGCCGCCGCGGCGGGGTTGCTGGGCCGCGGGCCG CTTTTCCTGCGCCGCGGCACCTGGCGAAGCTTCTCCTCGCAGACGGATGGGGAGGCCCGAGTGACCCGGGTCCTGCGGGAGAAGTTCCCCCGGGCTTCCGCCATCAAGGTCGTGGATATATCAG GAGGCTGCGGCGCCATGTACGAGATTCACATCGAGTCGGAGGAGTTCCGAGAGAAGCGGACGGTGCAGCAGCACCAGATGGTGAACGAG GCACTGAGTGAGGAGATCAAGAGCATGCATGGACTGCGCATCTTCACTTCCAGCCCCAAAAAGCCTTGA